A window from Dehalococcoidia bacterium encodes these proteins:
- a CDS encoding histidinol-phosphate transaminase, producing the protein MTNVQAHGGLRPAELAALGVAGAEIIDFSVNVSPIGPPAGVRDAIEAVDLAAYPDPDCTSLVADLAARLDVPADRVLVGNGSTELIQLLARVFVHRGQRPVALAPTFGEYAVATELAGGSLYPWQASALRGFRWNLKNKPDVLRRVSPPLVFVCNPNNPTGVYLGKDEVRTLAAALTGGPLLLDEAYVGFLDEPWNALDLVESGRVIVLRSLTKDYGLAGLRLGYLVAHPDVIGAVRRLQPAWSVNAPAQAAGRAALADDAYLPRMRAAVREGKEVLTTGLDELGLALHAGAANFVLVQVGDATKLRLALLRRGFAVRDCTSFGLPEYIRIGVRGTQDCRKLLAALPRALAELHEPTGGRLAVDSLT; encoded by the coding sequence ATGACAAACGTGCAGGCGCACGGTGGCCTGCGCCCGGCTGAGCTGGCGGCGCTCGGCGTGGCCGGCGCTGAAATTATCGATTTCAGCGTCAATGTCAGCCCGATCGGCCCGCCGGCCGGCGTGCGCGACGCGATCGAAGCCGTCGACCTCGCGGCCTACCCGGATCCCGACTGCACGTCGCTGGTCGCGGACCTCGCCGCCCGGCTGGATGTCCCGGCCGACCGCGTTCTCGTCGGCAACGGATCGACCGAGCTCATCCAACTGCTAGCGCGTGTCTTCGTGCATCGCGGGCAGCGACCCGTGGCGCTGGCGCCGACCTTCGGCGAGTACGCGGTCGCCACGGAGCTGGCCGGGGGATCGCTCTATCCCTGGCAGGCCTCGGCCCTGCGCGGCTTCCGCTGGAACCTGAAGAACAAGCCGGACGTGTTGCGCCGCGTCAGCCCGCCGCTGGTGTTCGTCTGCAATCCCAACAATCCCACCGGCGTCTATCTCGGCAAAGACGAAGTACGCACGCTGGCCGCGGCGCTCACCGGCGGGCCGCTGCTGCTGGACGAAGCCTACGTCGGCTTCCTGGACGAGCCGTGGAACGCCCTCGACCTGGTCGAAAGCGGCCGAGTGATCGTGCTGCGCTCGCTGACCAAGGACTACGGCCTGGCGGGACTGCGGCTCGGCTACCTGGTGGCGCATCCCGACGTGATCGGCGCCGTGCGCCGCCTGCAGCCGGCGTGGAGCGTGAACGCGCCCGCGCAGGCGGCCGGACGCGCGGCGCTGGCCGACGACGCCTATCTGCCGCGCATGCGCGCCGCCGTGCGCGAAGGCAAAGAGGTGCTTACCACCGGCCTCGACGAACTGGGGCTGGCTTTGCACGCGGGCGCCGCCAACTTCGTGCTGGTTCAGGTCGGCGATGCCACAAAGCTGCGCCTGGCGTTGCTGCGGCGCGGCTTTGCCGTACGCGACTGCACCTCCTTCGGCCTGCCCGAATACATCCGTATCGGCGTACGCGGCACGCAGGATTGCCGTAAGCTGCTGGCCGCGCTGCCGCGGGCACTCGCCGAACTGCACGAACCGACCGGCGGGCGCCTGGCCGTGGATAGCTTGACATAA
- the cbiB gene encoding adenosylcobinamide-phosphate synthase CbiB yields MALALDAVLGEPPAALHPVVWLGKLADAAERGAPRRPAAQLAYGFGMALALSALAAAAGIATQRGTARLRPETRVLVVGAALMPAFALRGLLRAGSAVEGALRQGDLALARAELRSLVSRDTAKLDEGLIASAAIESLAENLTDSVAAPLAAFALCGLPGAYAYRTINTLDSMFGYRGRYEWLGKAAARLDDAVNLLPARVSALLICAVAPLAGGSPAGAFEAVRRDRSGTASPNAGWTMAALAGALGVRLEKAGHYVLNAAAPTPRTGDIARARRLTGLAAAGAALSCAGLAAAVARLRR; encoded by the coding sequence GTGGCGCTGGCGCTTGATGCGGTACTGGGCGAGCCGCCCGCGGCGCTGCATCCGGTCGTCTGGCTGGGAAAACTGGCGGATGCGGCCGAACGAGGCGCGCCGCGTCGGCCGGCCGCGCAGCTTGCATACGGGTTCGGTATGGCGCTGGCGCTTTCGGCACTGGCCGCTGCCGCGGGAATCGCGACGCAGCGCGGGACAGCACGCCTGCGCCCGGAGACGCGGGTGCTGGTAGTCGGCGCCGCACTCATGCCGGCCTTCGCCCTACGCGGTCTCCTCCGCGCCGGCAGCGCGGTCGAGGGTGCATTGCGGCAGGGCGACCTGGCCTTGGCCCGCGCCGAGCTGCGCTCGCTGGTCAGCCGGGACACCGCGAAGCTCGACGAAGGGCTGATCGCGTCCGCTGCGATCGAATCGCTGGCCGAAAATCTTACCGACAGCGTGGCGGCGCCGCTCGCCGCCTTCGCGCTGTGCGGCCTGCCAGGCGCCTACGCCTACCGCACGATCAACACGCTTGATAGCATGTTCGGGTATCGCGGGCGCTACGAGTGGCTCGGCAAGGCGGCCGCCCGCCTGGACGATGCCGTGAATCTCCTTCCCGCCCGCGTGAGCGCGCTACTGATCTGCGCGGTGGCGCCGTTAGCCGGCGGTTCGCCAGCGGGCGCATTCGAGGCGGTGCGGCGCGACCGGAGCGGCACCGCCAGCCCCAACGCCGGCTGGACGATGGCCGCGTTGGCCGGCGCGCTCGGCGTGCGCCTGGAGAAAGCGGGGCACTACGTGTTGAACGCCGCGGCGCCCACGCCGCGAACGGGCGACATCGCGCGCGCCCGACGGTTGACCGGCTTAGCCGCCGCGGGCGCGGCCCTCAGCTGCGCCGGACTGGCGGCGGCTGTCGCCCGGCTGCGGCGATGA